In Camelus dromedarius isolate mCamDro1 chromosome 3, mCamDro1.pat, whole genome shotgun sequence, one DNA window encodes the following:
- the SLC26A2 gene encoding sulfate transporter, translated as MSSESKEQDDLSFKDSLEGDDQYSPPSRIHLEHEKESSTVFKEEANDQCIPYPGIHLEPQEKPNTNFKQFVMKKLQKSCQCSPTKAKNMIFDFLPVLRWLPKYQLKKNILGDVMSGLIVGILLVPQSIAYSLLAGQEPVYGLYTSFFASIIYFLFGTSRHISVGIFGVLCLMIGEVVDRELQKAGYDTAHIPPSSGMVSNESTLLNQESDRICDRSCYAITVGSTVTFMAGVYQVVMGFFQVGFVSVYLSDALLSGFVTGASFTILTSQAKYLLGLSLPRSNGVGSLITTWIHIFKNIHKTNLCDLITSLLCLLVLVPTKELNEHFKSKLKAPIPTELIVVVAATLASHFGKLNEKYSTSIAGHIPTGFLPPKAPDWNLIPNVAVDAIAISIIGFAITVSLSEMFAKKHGYAVKANQEMYAIGFCNIIPSFFHCFTTSAALAKTLVKESTGCQTQISGVVTALVLLLVLLVIAPLFYSLQKSVLGVITIVNLRGALCKFKDLPKMWKVSRMDTVIWFVTMLSSALISTEIGLLVGVCFSMFCVILRTQKPKSSLLGLVKESEIFESTSAYKNLWTKPGIKIFRFVAPLYYINKEYFKSALYKRTLNPVLVEAAQKKAAKKKIRKEIATLSRIQDEVSVQLSHDPLEFHTVVIDCSAVQFLDTAGINTLKEVRRDFRAVGIQVLLAQCNPSVRDSLARGEYCKQEEENLLFYSVYEAVTFAEESQNQKGTYIPNGLNFSTD; from the exons ATGTCTTCAGAAAGTAAAGAGCAAGATGACCTTTCATTCAAGGACTCCCTTGAAGGAGACGACCAGTACAGTCCTCCATCTAGGATCCATCTGGAGCATGAAAAGGAATCAAGTACTGTCTTCAAGGAAGAGGCCAATGATCAATGTATACCTTATCCTGGGATCCATTTGGAGCCTCAAGAGAAACCAAATACTAACTTCAAGCAGTTTGTCatgaaaaaactacaaaaaagttGCCAGTGCAGTCCAACCAAAGCCAAAAATATGATTTTTGATTTTCTTCCTGTTCTGCGGTGGCTTCCAAAATACCagctgaagaaaaacattttaggaGATGTGATGTCTGGCTTGATTGTGGGCATCTTATTAGTGCCCCAATCCATTGCTTATTCTCTCTTGGCTGGCCAAGAACCTGTCTACGGTCTATACACATCTTTTTTTGCCAGCATcatttatttcctgtttggtACCTCCCGTCACATCTCTGTGGGCATTTTTGGAGTACTGTGCCTTATGATTGGTGAAGTAGTTGACCGAGAACTACAAAAAGCCGGCTATGACACTGCCCATATTCCTCCTTCTTCAGGAATGGTTTCAAATGAGAGCACATTATTAAACCAGGAATCAGACAGGATATGTGACAGAAGTTGCTATGCAATTACAGTTGGCAGCACTGTAACATTTATGGCTGGAGTTTATCAG GTAGTGATGGGCTTCTTTCAAGTGGGCTTTGTTTCAGTCTACCTCTCAGACGCCTTGCTGAGTGGATTTGTCACTGGTGCCTCCTTCACTATTCTTACATCTCAGGCCAAGTACCTCCTTGGGCTCAGCCTTCCTCGGAGTAATGGCGTGGGCTCACTCATCACTACTTGGATACATATCTTCAAAAACATCCATAAGACTAATCTCTGTGATCTTATCACCAGCCTTTTGTGCCTTTTGGTTCTTGTGCCAACCAAAGAACTCAACGAGCATTTCAAGTCCAAGCTCAAGGCACCGATTCCTACTGAACTCATTGTCGTTGTGGCGGCCACATTAGCCTCTCATTTTGGAAAACTAAATGAGAAATACAGCACCAGTATTGCTGGACATATTCCCACTGGGTTTCTGCCACCCAAAGCACCGGACTGGAACTTAATTCCTAATGTAGCTGTGGATGCAATAGCTATTTCTATTATTGGTTTTGCTATCACTGTATCACTTTCTGAGATGTTTGCTAAGAAACACGGCTACGCAGTCAAAGCTAATCAGGAAATGTATGCCATTGGCTTTTGCAATATCATCCCTTCCTTCTTCCACTGCTTTACTACTAGCGCGGCTCTTGCAAAGACATTGGTTAAAGAATCCACAGGCTGCCAAACTCAGATCTCTGGTGTGGTGACAGCTCTGGTTCTTTTGTTGGTCCTCTTGGTAATAGCTCCATTATTCTATTCCCTTCAGAAGAGTGTCCTTGGTGTGATCACGATTGTAAATCTCCGAGGAGCCCTATGTAAATTTAAGGATCTGCCCAAGATGTGGAAGGTTAGCAGAATGGATACAGTTATCTGGTTTGTTACTATGCTGTCCTCTGCACTGATAAGTACTGAAATAGGCCTGCTTGTCGGGGTTTGTTTTTCTATGTTTTGTGTCATCCTCCGCACTCAGAAGCCAAAGAGTTCATTGCTTGGCTTGGTGAAAGAGTCCGAAATCTTTGAATCCACGTCTGCCTACAAGAACCTTTGGACTAAGCCGGGCATCAAGATTTTCCGCTTTGTAGCCCCTCTCTACTACAtaaacaaagaatattttaaatctgcTTTATACAAAAGAACTCTCAACCCAGTCTTAGTGGAGGCAGCTCAGAAGAAGGCAGCAAAGAAaaagatcagaaaggaaataGCAACTCTCAGTAGAATCCAGGATGAAGTTTCAGTGCAGCTTTCCCACGACCCCTTAGAGTTCCACACCGTGGTGATTGACTGCAGTGCAGTGCAGTTTCTGGACACTGCAGGGATCAACACACTGAAAGAGGTGCGCAGAGACTTCAGAGCTGTTGGCATTCAGGTTCTGCTGGCTCAGTGCAATCCCTCCGTGAGGGATTCCCTGGCCCGGGGAGAGTATTgcaaacaggaagaagaaaacctTCTCTTTTATAGTGTATATGAAGCAGTGACTTTTGCCGAAGAATCTCAGAATCAGAAAGGAACATATATTCCCAATGGTCTGAATTTTTCCACTGATTGA